From the genome of Streptomyces sp. NBC_01317, one region includes:
- a CDS encoding DUF6895 family protein, protein MDTVTPLAHQVTSKALSWLHTHREHGALPADSTAQLAEPDSVYKPLGETALAASLVVREAVAGTQELRIARELLDFCWEQLGEGAMLHERLLRYPMMSDPLETYTHFARSGYRHRALERLVAHTTSLRSARAAEVLPNRRLAVANAARVAGLDRGPIPFDWDALTRETWLGSFPEPWLVDWTNAYNMTHTVFHSTDWGRLPAGLGADLTAYVGDWLPVWTDIWAEIGEWDLMAELMIVGSCLPEPRCDAGDWERLASLQHEDGLFPRDAQPVGDDPGERFSDQHHPTVVAAVAGTLALSRTLGSRP, encoded by the coding sequence ATGGACACCGTCACCCCCCTGGCCCACCAGGTCACCTCCAAGGCCCTGAGCTGGCTCCACACCCACCGCGAGCACGGCGCGCTGCCGGCGGACAGCACGGCCCAGCTGGCCGAGCCCGACAGCGTCTACAAGCCGCTCGGCGAGACCGCGCTCGCCGCCTCGCTCGTCGTCCGCGAGGCGGTGGCGGGCACCCAGGAGCTGCGGATCGCCCGCGAACTGCTCGACTTCTGCTGGGAGCAGCTCGGCGAGGGCGCCATGCTCCACGAGCGGCTGCTGCGGTACCCGATGATGAGCGACCCGCTGGAGACGTACACCCACTTCGCCCGGAGCGGTTACCGCCACCGGGCGCTGGAACGGCTCGTCGCGCACACCACCTCGCTGCGGTCGGCGCGGGCGGCGGAGGTCCTGCCGAACCGGCGCCTCGCCGTCGCCAACGCCGCGCGGGTCGCCGGGCTCGACCGGGGGCCGATTCCCTTCGACTGGGACGCGCTGACCCGGGAGACCTGGCTCGGCTCGTTCCCGGAGCCGTGGCTCGTCGACTGGACGAACGCGTACAACATGACGCACACCGTCTTCCACAGCACCGACTGGGGGCGCCTGCCCGCCGGTCTCGGCGCCGATCTCACCGCGTACGTCGGCGACTGGCTGCCGGTGTGGACGGACATCTGGGCCGAGATCGGTGAGTGGGACCTGATGGCAGAGCTGATGATCGTCGGCAGCTGCCTCCCGGAGCCGCGCTGCGACGCCGGGGACTGGGAACGGCTGGCGTCCCTCCAGCACGAGGACGGGCTGTTCCCCCGCGACGCGCAGCCCGTGGGCGACGATCCCGGTGAGCGCTTCTCCGACCAGCACCATCCGACGGTGGTCGCGGCGGTCGCGGGCACCCTCGCGCTCTCCCGTACCCTCGGCTCCCGGCCGTGA